A region of the Lachancea thermotolerans CBS 6340 chromosome E complete sequence genome:
GACGACAGCAGCCAGCAAAGCTCGGCAAGTTTGCAAACCGTTAACGAAAATCTTACTGAAGGGTCACTCGAGGCACCAGACAACCCTCCCGATGGAGGGTACGGTTGGGTATGCTGTTTGTGTGTTACATTAATAATGTTTTCAACATGGGGTGCTAACTCAGGGTTTGGCGTTTTTCTAGCATACTATTTCAATAATGGAGTTTTCGAAGGCGCAAGCAAGTACGACTATGCATTAGTGGCAGGAATGACGGTGGCTTTTGGACAGGGCTTGGCCCCTTTTGCTATGTTTCTGACGAGGATTCTTGGCTGCAAGCCACCCATGTACACTGGGGTTGTCATGCTATTTTGTGGATTTCTCCTAGCTTcctttgccaaaaagctgtgGCAACTTTATCTGACCCAGGGAGTATTAGTTGGAGTATCAATTGCGCTGCTTTATGCGCCGGCTACAACGGTTATACCGggttggtttttgaaaaagagatctTTAGCAATTGGGATGTCTTTAATAGGGACTGGAGCTGGGGGTGTAACTTATTCTGTTTCAGTCAATAAGCTTATTCAAGACAGCGGTGACCAAACTTGGGCGCTTCGCATGATGGCTATTTCTTGCACTATAACATGCATCGTCGCTACGGTGCTTATTAAACCAAGAAATCCTCCTAAACCAACTTACTTTAATTCGTGGTCTGAAGTGATCAGAGAATTCAAACTCATCTTTTCTACTCGAGTGGCTAGAATATACAGTGTTGACCTAGTTGCGGTATGGTTTGTGTTCGCCTTATTTGGCTATAATTTGATGGTTTTCACGTTATCTCCGTACGCAGTGGCCAAAGGTCTATCAGCGCATCAGGCATCAATACTCACAACGTGTCTAAATGCCGCGCAGACGGTTGGTAGGCCCATAATGGGCTATTTAGGTGACAGATTCGGCAGAATTAACACGACAGCCTTGTTGACGACTGTTTTAAGTACGTTCATGTTTGCATTCTGGATTCCATGTCACAATTTCATCCAATTGCTAATGTTTTCCATTTGTATCGGCTCGTGCGTAGGTGTAGGAAACGTAATGAGTACAGTATTAGTCGCCGATGTTGTCAGTCCAGCTGATTTTTTACCTGCATGGGGCCTAGTGAACTCTCTGGGAGCACCCTTTCTGTTAGAGTGCGAGATAATTGCCCAAGCTCTAACTGACACTAAGAATCCTAGTAACCCGTACCTTCACACGCAAATTTTTGCCGGACTGTGTTTTGTCTGTGCTTTAGTTCTCATGCTTGTTTACCGTGAACTTAGGGTACGGAATTGTCTGCAAGAGCAGTTGGAATCACTTCCGAATCCCCGAATGCAATATTCAACGGATCAAGagcaacaaaaaaactATAAAAACAGCGCTTCAGAGAAAGAATATTTTGAATGTGCAGAGATTTTAACTGCAAATCCCATAAACTTTTTTCGGCGCATGTTTTACCCCACAAAGATTTGATAAACTGGGAGAAGCAGATCATATTGGATCATAAAATAATTTTAAATTAACTTTTTGTTAAGTTCTTTATGGCAACAGGTTTTGCTAGAAAGAAAAAATTTAATGGATCGGTGCGTGACATTGTGTAGATTCATGTCTATATCATCAGAATTTTAGATTCGCGGCCTTGAAAATAAAGCATATTAAAGCTCTCAACGGAGCAGAACCTTTTGTTTATAGTACTTCTGGACAAACTCCTTGATATATATAGTCGGATCCTTATAGGGATGTTTCAACGTTGGAAAGTCTCATTCACCAGAGTTTTAACTTTTGTACACGTTTATGGGAGAGCTGCACATCAGAGTTGTGGC
Encoded here:
- a CDS encoding MCT family MFS transporter (some similarities with uniprot|P53918 Saccharomyces cerevisiae YNL125C ESBP6 Protein with similarity to monocarboxylate permeases appears not to be involved in transport of monocarboxylates such as lactate pyruvate or acetate across the plasma membrane); protein product: MNLSAHSSNEATVGLTAVPQPEEMERDEVRRSTEVTDEGGSSFKHKFESGSNMLQRFKREIFDDGTKEQSSTDDSSQQSSASLQTVNENLTEGSLEAPDNPPDGGYGWVCCLCVTLIMFSTWGANSGFGVFLAYYFNNGVFEGASKYDYALVAGMTVAFGQGLAPFAMFLTRILGCKPPMYTGVVMLFCGFLLASFAKKLWQLYLTQGVLVGVSIALLYAPATTVIPGWFLKKRSLAIGMSLIGTGAGGVTYSVSVNKLIQDSGDQTWALRMMAISCTITCIVATVLIKPRNPPKPTYFNSWSEVIREFKLIFSTRVARIYSVDLVAVWFVFALFGYNLMVFTLSPYAVAKGLSAHQASILTTCLNAAQTVGRPIMGYLGDRFGRINTTALLTTVLSTFMFAFWIPCHNFIQLLMFSICIGSCVGVGNVMSTVLVADVVSPADFLPAWGLVNSLGAPFLLECEIIAQALTDTKNPSNPYLHTQIFAGLCFVCALVLMLVYRELRVRNCLQEQLESLPNPRMQYSTDQEQQKNYKNSASEKEYFECAEILTANPINFFRRMFYPTKI